The Acinonyx jubatus isolate Ajub_Pintada_27869175 chromosome A2, VMU_Ajub_asm_v1.0, whole genome shotgun sequence genomic sequence ATGGTGGTAGATGCTGCTGGACAGATGGGTCTTGACTGAACCATAAAAGCTCAGTGTGCAAGGTAAGGAGTGTGGATTCTACCCTATAATGGATAGGGAGCCATTGAAATAATTAAGCAGAGGAATGATGTGATCATATTTGGGTCTGAAGAAGATCCTGACAGCCCCAGTTTGAATAATTGGAGGGGACAAAATTGGAAGAATAGCCTAACAAATGAAGAACCCAAACTAAGCAGTGACAAAGGAGACCAGGAGGAAGGTATCAagtgaacaaatatttctgagaTAAATTCAACAGCAATCATTTGGAAGAAATGTGGACAAAGGGAGAAACAAGGATAGAGGGCAGAATGAAGGAATGTACTCAGATTTCTGGCTTGGGTGGGCTCGGAGTGGTAGTGTTATTTTCTAGGAGTGGAAGTATTTGGAGGGGAAGGTAGAGATGGATAGTGTAGTTTTGTTATATTGAGTTAGAGGTGTTTATGAAAGATGGAGTACATACTTAACTGTACAACACAATTATCCAAGGAACTTGTTAAATGCAAATATTCAGCCTCTACCCTTAAAGAACCAGATTCGGTAGGTCAGAGGTGAGGACTAAGGAttagcatttcttaaaaaaaaaaaaaaaaaaaaaaaaaattcgccTCTTCCTTAGGCGGCAGCCATGGCGGGCCAAGAGGATCCGGTGTGCGGGAGATTCACCAGGACTGGGCGAACCGGAAGTACATTGAGGTCATCACCAGCAGCATCAAGAAAATGGAGGACTTTCTCAACTCGTTCCATATGTCTTGTCATTCAAGACTTTCGACACtaaaggagaaattgacagcCCTCAAACGGAGAATAGAGTACATTGAAGCACGGGTGACAAAAGGTAAGACCCTCACCTAGAACTGTGCCATGCTACTGCTGGGAAGTTGCTTTACAGAACACAGGCCTACGTGGGAAAGGCCCCAGCAGCCtcagctccttcctctctccttaaaGAGTAACagggcttatttttgtttttcttttttcaaaagcgTGGCCTTTGGGCTCTGCCATGTACATCGGTGTGTGATGTGG encodes the following:
- the LOC128314706 gene encoding probable protein BRICK1-A, with protein sequence MLTRLSHPGGSHGGPRGSGVREIHQDWANRKYIEVITSSIKKMEDFLNSFHMSCHSRLSTLKEKLTALKRRIEYIEARVTKVIFLYITKISGTGQLQRIQVLTPLGAGDLQI